The Rhodococcus antarcticus DNA segment CGAGCTGGAGTGCACGCCGGACGGGCAGGTGTGGGCCAACGTGTGGAAGACCGACCAGATCGTGCGCATCGACCCCGGCGCCGGACACGTGACCGCCGTGGTCGACGCCACCGGCCTGCTCACCCCCGAGCAGGCCGGCTCCGCGGACGTCCTCAACGGCATCGCCGCGCTGCCGGGCACCGACGAGTTCCTCGTCACCGGAAAGCTGTGGCCGACGGTGTTCACCGTCCGGTTCGTCCCCGCGTGACGCGTCCGCCCGGCCGTGGTGCGGGCCACCGAGACCCATCTGCGGCAGGATCGTTCCCCGTGGACACCCCCGAGCAGCGGCCAGGCGCACCGCGCCCCGGGCCCGTCCGCACGGGGGCGCAGGGGGCGCAGGCCGGACGGGGCAGTGGCGTGCCGTTTGCGCTGCCGCACGTCCCCGCCGCCGACGCCTCGCCGGAGACGGTCCAGCTGCCCGCCCACGAGCAGCCCACGCGCATCCTGCGCAGCCAGCCGGAGCCCGGTGGCGCCCCCCCGGGCCGCGCGGTGCTGCCGCCTCTCGGCCCGCCCCCGGTGCCGGTGGAGCCGTCCGGCCGCCGCCCCGAGCTGCCGCGCAAGATCACGGTGACCAGGGTCGCCGCCATGCGCAGCCGCCAGATCACCCGCAACGGCATCGAGTCCTTCCACCGGGCGGCCTCCGCCGACGGGGCGGACAAGTCGGGCCTGACCCGTCTGACCTACGCCGTGATGGCCAACTACGCCGCGGACGCAGCCCTGGCCGTGGCGCTGGCGAACACCCTGTTCTTCGCCGCAGCCACCGCGGAGAGCCGGTCCAACGTCGCGCTGTACCTGCTCATCACGGTCGCCCCGTTCGCCGTGATCGCCCCCGTCATCGGGCCGCTGCTGGACCGGGTGCAGCGCGGGCGGCGGTGGGCGCTGGCGGGCTCCTTCGCGGTGCGGGCCGTCCTCGCCGTGGTCATGGCCCTGAACTTCGACACCTGGCTGCTCTACCCGTGCGCGCTGGGGATCCTGGTGCTGAGCAAGTCGTTCGGAGTGCTCAAGGCGGCCGTCACCCCCAGGGTGCTGCCCACCGGGCTGAACCTCGTGCGGACGAACTCGCGCCTGACGGTGTTCGGGCTGGTGGCCAGCGGGGTCGTCGGCACCCTGGCCTCCGGCGTGACCCTGCTGGCGGGCTCGGCCGGGGCGCTGCTGTTCACCGCGCTGGTCATGCTGGCCGGGGGATGGCTGTGCCTGCGCATCCCGTCCTGGGTGGAGGTGACCGAGGGTGAGGTGCCCACCACGCTGCTGTACACGCAGTCCGCGGACCAGCCGGCGACCAGGCGGCGGCAGTCGCTGGGACGCACCGTCCTGACGGGGCTGTGGGGCAACGGCACCATCCGCCTGGTCACCGGCTTCCTCACCCTGTTCGCCGCGTTCGTGGTCAAGGCCCACACCGAGTCGGCGCCGCTGGAGCAGGTGGCCATGCTGGGGCTCGTGGGGGCTGGTGCAGGGCTCGGCAGCTTCGTCGGCAACGCCGCGGGTGCCCGGCTGCAGATGGGCCGTCCGGACGCGGTGGTGCTGCGGTGCGTGGGCGCCGGGCTGGCGGTCTCGGTGGTCGCGGCGCTGCTGCCCGGCATCGCCACCGCGGCGCTCGCCGCCCTGGTCGCGTCCGCGGCCAGCGGGCTCGCCAAGGTCTCTCTCGACGCCACCCTGCAGCGCGACCTCCCGGAGGCCTCCCGCGCCTCGGCGTTCGGCCGGTCCGAGACGGTGCTGCAGGTGTCGTGGGTGTTCGGCGGCGCGCTCGGGGTGCTCCTGCCGCCGATCTACTGGGTCGGGTTCACCGTGGTCTCGGTGCTCGCCGCCGCGGGGCTGGCCCAGTCCATCATCACCAGCCGTGGCGGCTCGCTGCTGCCGGGCCTGGGTGGGGTGCGCCCGCGGCGGCCCGCGCCCAGCCGCCCCCGGGTGCGCTGAGGCGGAGCTGAACCGGGGGCGGCCAGGGGAGCCGAACCGATGGCGACCAGGCGGAGGGCCGGGCGGGTGGAGCCCTACCCTGGTCCGGTGACCCGACCTCGCCTGCGCCGCGCCACCTCGCTCGTCGGAGCGGCCGTGCTCGCCGTGACCCTGTCCGCCTGCGCAACGCAGGGACCACCCGAGGTCACCTTCTACTCCGACCGGACCACCGTGGTCACGGGTCCGCAGGTGCTCTGCTCGCTGGACTTCACCACCTGCACCCAGGGCGAGGCCGCCCAGCTCGACGTGCCGCCGGGTGACGTCCTGCAGGTCTCGCTGCCCTCGGAGATCTTCAACGCGCCGTGGCGGATGCTCACCGCGTACACCGATGCGCAGGGTGGCCAGCAGGTCCGGGACGACTACTACCGTCCCGGCGCGCGCCTCGCCGTGACCGTCGACCTCGGCGACCCTGCGAGCGTGCTCCAGTTCGTGGAGATCCAGCTGCCCTCGGGCGCCACCAACGCCGACGGGACCCCCGTCGCCCGGGGCAGCTGGTCGGTGCAGAACTCCTACGACCCGCACTCCGGCTGAGCCACCTGCCTAGCTGTCGAGCTCGCGGGCCACGGCACGAACCACCTCGGAGATGCGCTGGGACACCTTGCGATCCGGGTACTTCCCGAGCCGGAGGTCCTTCTGCACGGTGGCCTCGAGCAGCGTGATCATGTCCTCGACCATGCCGTGCAGCTCGTCGGGGGTGTGCTTGTGGTGGCCGCCCTGGCCGGTGCGCCCGCGCGGGGCGGAGGCGGCGATCGACGGCGGCGACTCGAGCACCGTCAGGCTCAGCGCCTGCGGTCCGCGCTTGCCCGCGGCCATGCCGAACTCGACCTTCTGGCCCGCCTTGAGCCCCTCGACGCCCGCGGGCAGCGCGGAGGACCGCACGTAGACGTCCTCGCCCTGCTCCTGGGAGAGGAAGCCGAAGCCCTTCTCCACGTCGTACCACTTCACCTTGCCGGTAGGCACGCTGCTCACCCGTCCATCGTCTGTTCGCGTCCATCCCGTGGCGCACCTCGTGCGGCACGACGAACGCGCCCGGCTCGTCGGCCCGGCGCGCACCGACCAGAGTAGCCACCGCCGTGACCACCGGCACGCAGGTCTCGGGCGGGTCCGCCCGTGACCTGCGGACTAGCGTGGTCGCCGTGCCCGACACCCCGCCCCCGGCCCGCCCGACGGCCGCCCCGCGCAGCACCCTCGTCCGTGCCGGTCTCGGGCTGGTCGTCGCCGGGATCGCGGTCGTCGTGGCCGTGTACGTCTACGCCGCGGTCAGCTCGTCGGAGCCGCCCCTGGTGCTGTACCTGATGAGCCTGCTGCTGCCGCTCGGGATGGTCGTGGCCGCCGTCGGGGTCGCGCGGGACTACCGACGCCCCCGCTGATCGGTCAGCCCAGCCCGAGCAGCCCGGTGGACACCTCCCGCATCTCCACCTTGCGGACCTTGCCGGTGACGGTCATCGGGAACTCGTCCACCACGTGCACGTAGCGCGGCACCTTGTAGTGGGCGAGCTTGCCGGCGCAGAACTCCCGCAGCGCCTGCGCGGTCAGCTCGACGGCCCCCTCGCGCAGCTGCACCCACGCCATCAGCTCCTCACCGAACTTCGCGTCCGGCACCCCGATGACCTGGGCGTCGAGGATGTCGGGGTGGGTGTAGAGGAACTCCTCGACCTCGCGGGGGTAGACGTTCTCCCCGCCCCGGATCACCAGGTCCTTGATGCGCCCGGTGATGGAGACGTAGCCGTCGGCGTCCATCGTGGCGAGGTCGCCGGTGTGCATCCACCGCTCGGCGTCCAGGGCCTCGGCCGTCTTCTCCGGCTGGTTCCAGTAGCCCAGCATCACGCTGTAGCCGCGGGTGCAGAGCTCGCCCACCTCGCCCCGGGGCACGGTGTCGCCGGTGACGGGGTCGACCACCTTCACCTCCAGGTGCGGGCCCACCCGCCCGACCGTGGCCACGCGGCGCTGCAGGGAGTCGTCGGAACGGGTCTGCAGGCTGACCGGGGAGGTCTCGGTCATCCCGTAGGCGATGCTCACCTCGTCCATCCCCATCGTGTCCATGACGGTGCGCATGACCTGCTCGGGGCACGGCGACCCGGCCATGATCCCGGTGCGCAGGCTCGAGAGGTCGTAGTCGTCGAAGCCCGGCAGCGCGAGCTCGGCGATGAACATCGTGGGCACGCCGTACAGGCTCGTGCACCGCTGCGACTGCACGGCCTCGAGCGTGGCCGCGGGGTCGAAGCCGGGCGCGGGGATGACCATCGCGGAGCCGTGGGTGGTGCAGGCGAGGTTCCCCATCACCATGCCGAAGCAGTGGTAGAAGGGCACCGGGATGCACACCCTGTCGGCGCAGGTGTAGCCGCAGAGCTCGCCGACGAAGTAGCCGTTGTTGAGGATGTTCGAGTGGCTCAGGGTGGCGCCCTTGGGGAACCCCGTGGTGCCGGAGGTGTACTGCAGGTTCACCGGGTCGTGGGCGTCGAGCCCGCTCGCAACGGCGGCGACGGCCTCGTCGTCGCGCTCACCCTCGGCCAGCGCCGCCCAGCGGTCACCACCGATGATGACGACGTCGGTCAGCGCCTCGCACCGGGGCGCGACCTCGGCGATCATCGCGGCGTAGTCGGAGGTCTTGAACGCCGACGCGGCCACGACCATCCGTATGCCGGCCTGGTTGAGCACGAACTCGAGCTCGTGCACCCGGTAGGCGGGATTCACGGTGACGAGGATGACGCCGATCTCCGCGGTGGCGTACTGGGTCAGCGTCCACTCGGGACAGTTGGGTGCCCAGATGCCGACCCGGTCGCCGGGACGCAGACCCGCCCGCAGCAGCCCCGCCGCGAGCCGACGCACGTCGGCGTGCAGCTCGTCGTAGGTCCACCGTCGGCCCGAGGTGACGTCGACCATGGCGTCCAGCGAGCCGTGCGCCGCGACCGTGGCGGCCAGGTTCGCGCCGATGGTCGTGGTGAGCAGCGCGGGCTCGGACGGCCCCTGGTCGTGGGAGAGCGGCGCGGTCACGGTTCCTCCTGAGGGCACGGGCACCACCTGCGCCCTTGATCACATAGTGCTCACGCCGGCCCGCGCCCGCCACCTCCGGGCGCTGCGGTCGCCGGAGCGGGGTCGAGGTCAGGACCTGAAGCGGGCCTCGGCCGCGCGGATCTCCGGCAGCCCGATCGCGTCCAGGAAGCCGTCGAAGGGCTCCAGGCCGGGTCCGTCGGTGGAGCCCGTGGTGCGCAGCCGTTCCAGCACCCCGCGCATCGCGGCGGTGGCGGCCATCAGGGTGCTCACCGGGAAGATCACCAGGCGGTAGCCGAGCTCCTCCACGCGCTCCAGCGGCACCGGCGCGGTGCGGCCCCCTTCCACCCAGTTGAACAGCAGCGGGGTGCCGTCGAGCTCGGCGGCCACCAGCTCCACGTCGGCGGCGGTGCGCGGGGCCTCGACGAACAGCACGTCCGCCCCGGCGTCGCGGAAGGCCTTGGCCCGCTCGACCGCCGCGGCCGTGCCCTGGGTCTCGGCGACGTCGGTGCGGGCGATGACCACGAGGTCGGGATCCTGGCGGGCGGCCACCGCAGCAGAGATCTTCGCCACCATGTCCGCGGTGGGAACCACCTCCTTGCCGCTCATGTGGCCGCAGCGCTTGGGCGCCACCTGGTCCTCGAGCTGGATCGCCGCCACGCCCGCCTGCTCGTACTCGCGCACGGTGCGGATGACGTTGACGGGGTTGCCGTAGCCGGTGTCGGCGTCGGCGATGAGCGGCACGTCCACCGCCTGCACCATGCGCCGGGCGTTGTCCACCATCTCCGTCTGGGTCAGCAGCCCCACGTCGGGGCGGCCGAGCAGCGTGGCCGAGGTGCCGAACCCGGTCATGTAGACGGCGTCGAAGCCGGCCTGCTCGACGAGCCGGGCGGAGAGGCCGTCGTAGGCCCCGGGGGCCCGCAGCGCCCCCGGTCCGGCGAGCAGCTCGCGCAGGCGGGCACGGGGGTTGGGGCGGGTTCCGAGCAGGTCAGCCACGGGGGTCCTCTCCACGCAGGTGGGTGAGCGCGTCCAGCAGGGACACGACGTCGGCGTACTTGGCGTCCAGGTCGTGCAGGTTGGCCTCGTGCAGGGCGGCCGTGCGGTCGCCGCAGGCCTCGCGCACCACCAGCGGGGCGAACCCGTGCTGCACGGCGTCGGTGGCGCTGGCCCGCACGCACCCGGACGTGGAGAACCCTGCCACCACGACGGTGTCGACCCGCAGCGAGGTGAGGGTGGCGGCCAGGGACGTGCCGAAGAAGGCCGACGCGTGCTGCTTGACCAGGACGGGCTCGTCCGGCCGGGCCTCGAGCTCGGGCGGGACGCCGCCGAGCCCGCCCGGGGCGCCGGCCGCGAACACGGCCAGCGCCGGGACCTTGCGGCCGAAGTGCCCGGCGTCGGCCATCCCCGCGGTGTACCCGACCCGCGTGTGCACCACGGGGATGCACGCACCCCGGGCGGCCTCCAGCAGCTGGGCGCAGGCCGCCACCACGGGCGGCCCGGTGGCCCCCAGGTCCAGCGGGCTCCCCGGGGTGACGTACGCGTTCACCACGTCCACCAGCAGCAGGGCCGGGGCCCGGCCCCAGCCGAGCCGTGCGCCGAAGGGACCGCTCACGTCCGCACCGCTCACGTCCAGACCGGCCGCTTCGGCGCGGGCAGCCCCGTCTCCTCCTCGCAGCGGGCCAGGATCTCCTCGAGCTCGGGCCCGCGGTCGAACACCGGCAGCTCGCCCCGGCCGTCGCGCAGCCGGTCGCGCAGGCTCGCGGTCGCGGCGTCGTCCACCGCGCCGTCGTCGGCCAGCACCACCCCGAACCGCTGCGCCCCGGCCGCGCTGACCAGCCCGCGGCGCACCTCCAGGGCCACCAGCTCCGGCTCCCGCTCGAGCGGGTCGCCCCAGCCCCCGCCGCCCCAGGTGATGAAGTGCAGCAGGTCACCGGCCGCCACGGCGACCCCGTCGCACTTGCTCGGCAGGACCACGGTGGCGCCGTCGGCCCGCTCCAGGACCTTGCGCCCGCGGGCCCCGGGGGTACCGCCGTTGACGCCCCAGGGGTAGGTGAGCCAGCGGTCGTCGTGGATGGTGATGGTGCCCGCCTCCAGGAAGCGGTAGGCCACGTCGACGCCGTTGCCCCCGCGGTGCAGGCCGGCGCCGCCGGTGTCGGGGATGGTCTCCCACGCCTCGATCCGCAGCGGGTAGTAGCTCTCCAGGAACTCGCACGGGATGTTGGTGAAGCTGGGCCACAGCGAGTGCCCGTCCGGTCCGTCACCGAGCGGGCGTCCCGGGATGCCGCCGAAGCCGATGGAGTACAGCTGGAACCACTCGCCCGCCCGGTCACCCCCGCTGTAGCGCCCGGAGTACATGAAGTGCGGCGAGGAGGAGAACCCGGCCGCGTTCAGCAGCGCGGGGTTGGTCTGGCCGAGCAGTCCGCCGAACAGGTCGAAGACCCGGCCGATGCCGTGGTTGCGGGCGTTCAGCGCGGCGGGGTGCTCGGGCTTCCAGAAGGAGCGCTCCGGGATGGTCACCTCGACGAGGGGGTAGAAGCCGTCGTTCCACAGGATCTGCGGGTCGGCCACGGTGATCATGTAGATGCCGAAGAACATCCGGATGAGGTTCTCGTTGATGTAGTAGTTGATCGGCCCCACCGCCTGGGGTGAGGACCCGGTGAAGTCCAGGTGCACCACGTCGCCGGTGCGGGTGAGCGAGAGCACCAGCTCGTAGGGGCCGAAGCCCACGCCGTCGTCGCAGATGTAGTCGGTGAAGCTGAGGGTGCGTCCCTCCTCGAACACCATGTGCAGCAACGCTTTCATGGCGTGGTAGTTGCGGTCGAGGAGGTTGTCCAGCGCGCTGAGGTAGGTCTCGGTGCCGAAGCGGGTGCACATCTCCTGCACCCGGCGCCCCGCGGTGCGGCAGGCGGCGACGAGGCCGTTGAGGTCGGCGCGGTTCCAGTCCGGCACCCGCACCTGGTTGAGGATGATGCGCAGCGCGTCGTCGTTGAGCTGGCCGGCCCGGTAGAGCTTGAAGGGCGGGATGACCACGCCCTCCTCGTAGATCGTGGTCGCGTCGGTGGGCATGGACGACGGGGTCTTGCCACCCACGTCGGACATGTGCCCGAACATCGAGCTCCAGCCCACCAGGTGGCCCTCGTGGAAGATCGGGACGACGACGAGCCAGTCGTTGGCGTGGCTGATCGCCGCCCCGCACGCGTAGGGGTCCGAGGTCAGCAGCACGTCGCCCTCGCCGATCTCCCCGGCGAAGCCCGCCAGGAAGTCGGGGATGGAGAGCCCGAACTGGCCGACGACCATCTTCCCGGCCGGGTCGGCGATGAGCGGGAACTCGTCGTGCTGCTCCCGGATGCCGGGGCTCAGCGCGGTGCGGAAGAGCACCTCGTCCATCTCCTGACGGGCGTTGCGCAGCCCGTTCTCGATGAGGTCCAGGGTCACCGGGTCCACGGGCACCGTGCCCAGGGTGGTGGTGGCGGTCTGCGCGATCGTGGCCATGTCTCAGCCCTCCTGGGCGGTGGCGTCGGTGGGCGTGATCAGCAGGCTGCCCGAGGCGTGGGTGAGCGCCTGGTGGCCGGGCAGGACGAGGGTGGTGGAGTCCATCTCGGTGATGACGGCGGGCCCGGTGACGACGTCGCCGGCCCGCAGCAGCGCGCGGTCGTAGATCCCGGCATCGGCGAAGGCCCCGTCCACGTAGACCGGGCTGGTGGTGGTGCGCGCGGCCGAGGGGTCCCCGTCACCGTCGGGCAGCACGGTCGGCTGCACGTGCGGGCGCGGGCCGGAGACGGTGGCCCGGGCGTTGACCAGCTCGTGGTCGGCGGGCACCAGGAAGCTGAACAGCCGCTGGTGGGCGTCGTCGAAGGCCGCGGCGACCCGCTCCAGGGCGGTGTCGGGGTGCTCCAGCCAGGCCGGGTCCACGGTCACCGGGATGTCGAAGCCCTGGCCGAAGAAGCGGACGTCGACCTCCAGCCGCACCTCCTGCTCGGCCTCACCGATCCCCTGGTCGGCGATGCGCGCGGCCGTCGCCGCCCGCAGCTCGCCGAGGATGCGCACCAGCTCGGCGCCGTCGAGGTCGGCGAAGCGGCGCAGGCAGGTGCGGGCGGACTCGTCGCGGACCGAGGTGGTGGCGTCGCCCAGGGCGCACAGCACGCCGGGTGATGGAGGCACCACCACGGGCCAGGCCCCGGTGAGCCTGCCCAGCGCGTTCGCGTGCAGCGGGCCGGCCCCACCGAAGGCGGTGAGTGCGAAGTCCCGGGGGTCGAAGCCCTGCTGGACGCTGACCAGGCGCAGCCCGCCCAGCATGTTCTCGTTGACGATGTCGATGATCCCGGCCGCGGCGGCCTCGGCCGAGGGCAGCCCGACGGCGTCGGCCACCGCCTGCACCGCGCGCCGGGAGGCCTCGACGTCCAGGGTGATCTCGCCACCGGCCAGCGTTGCGGGCAGGTAGCCCAGCACGATGTTGGCGTCGGTGACCGTCGCCTCGGTGCCGCCCTTGCCGTAGGCAGCCGGTCCAGGGACGGCCCCGGCGGACTGCGGACCCACGCGCAGCGCCTTGGTCAGCTCGGGCACGTGGGCGATGGACCCGCCGCCCGCACCGACGGTGCGCACGTCCACCGAGGACGCCCGGACGGTGAGGTCGCCGACCTTGGTCTCCCGGCCGATGCGCGGCACCAGGTCCTGGACGAGGGCGACGTCGGTGGACGTGCCGCCCATGTCGAAGGTCAGCAGGTCCCGGACCCCGCACTGCTGGGCCACCCACACCGCGCCGGTCACCCCGCCCGCGGGACCCGAGAGCAGCAGGGTCACCGGGTCGGCGACGGCCACCTCGGCGGCGGAGAGCCCACCGTCGCTGCGCAGCACCGCGAGCTCACCGGCCACCCCGCTGGCCTTCAGCTGCTCGCTGAGGGTGCGGACGTAGCGCGCGACCTGCGGCTGGACGTAGCCGTTGGCCACGGTGGTGACGGTGCGCTCGTACTCGCGCATCTCCGGCAGCACCTGGCTGCTCAGCGAGACCGGCACCCCGGGCAGCTCCTCGGCGGCCAGCGCTGCCACCCGGCGCTCGTGGGTGTCGTCGGCGAAGGAGTTGATCAGCGAGACGGCCAGCGCCTCCACCCCTCGATCCCGCAGCGTGCGCAGGGCCGCCCGGACGGCCTCCTCGTCCAGCGGGTGCACCTCGGTGCCGTCGCTGGCCATCCGGCCGGGCACCTCCACGGTGTTCTCCAGCGCGGCCAGCGGCTCCGGCTTGGGCCAGATGATCCAGCCCGCGAGCCCGCCGGGGACGAACGAGCGGGCGATCTGCAGCACCTGCCGGAAGCCCTGGGTGGTGACGAGGCCGACCACCGCACCCTTGCCCTCCAGGATCGCGTTGGTCGCCACCGTGGTGCCGTGCAGCACCGAGCCGATGTCCGCCCGGTCCACGCCGGCCTTCGCGCACACCAGGTCGATGCCGTGC contains these protein-coding regions:
- a CDS encoding MFS transporter, which translates into the protein MPAHEQPTRILRSQPEPGGAPPGRAVLPPLGPPPVPVEPSGRRPELPRKITVTRVAAMRSRQITRNGIESFHRAASADGADKSGLTRLTYAVMANYAADAALAVALANTLFFAAATAESRSNVALYLLITVAPFAVIAPVIGPLLDRVQRGRRWALAGSFAVRAVLAVVMALNFDTWLLYPCALGILVLSKSFGVLKAAVTPRVLPTGLNLVRTNSRLTVFGLVASGVVGTLASGVTLLAGSAGALLFTALVMLAGGWLCLRIPSWVEVTEGEVPTTLLYTQSADQPATRRRQSLGRTVLTGLWGNGTIRLVTGFLTLFAAFVVKAHTESAPLEQVAMLGLVGAGAGLGSFVGNAAGARLQMGRPDAVVLRCVGAGLAVSVVAALLPGIATAALAALVASAASGLAKVSLDATLQRDLPEASRASAFGRSETVLQVSWVFGGALGVLLPPIYWVGFTVVSVLAAAGLAQSIITSRGGSLLPGLGGVRPRRPAPSRPRVR
- a CDS encoding DUF2771 family protein; translation: MTRPRLRRATSLVGAAVLAVTLSACATQGPPEVTFYSDRTTVVTGPQVLCSLDFTTCTQGEAAQLDVPPGDVLQVSLPSEIFNAPWRMLTAYTDAQGGQQVRDDYYRPGARLAVTVDLGDPASVLQFVEIQLPSGATNADGTPVARGSWSVQNSYDPHSG
- a CDS encoding isochorismatase family protein, yielding MSGPFGARLGWGRAPALLLVDVVNAYVTPGSPLDLGATGPPVVAACAQLLEAARGACIPVVHTRVGYTAGMADAGHFGRKVPALAVFAAGAPGGLGGVPPELEARPDEPVLVKQHASAFFGTSLAATLTSLRVDTVVVAGFSTSGCVRASATDAVQHGFAPLVVREACGDRTAALHEANLHDLDAKYADVVSLLDALTHLRGEDPRG
- a CDS encoding AMP-binding protein — protein: MTAPLSHDQGPSEPALLTTTIGANLAATVAAHGSLDAMVDVTSGRRWTYDELHADVRRLAAGLLRAGLRPGDRVGIWAPNCPEWTLTQYATAEIGVILVTVNPAYRVHELEFVLNQAGIRMVVAASAFKTSDYAAMIAEVAPRCEALTDVVIIGGDRWAALAEGERDDEAVAAVASGLDAHDPVNLQYTSGTTGFPKGATLSHSNILNNGYFVGELCGYTCADRVCIPVPFYHCFGMVMGNLACTTHGSAMVIPAPGFDPAATLEAVQSQRCTSLYGVPTMFIAELALPGFDDYDLSSLRTGIMAGSPCPEQVMRTVMDTMGMDEVSIAYGMTETSPVSLQTRSDDSLQRRVATVGRVGPHLEVKVVDPVTGDTVPRGEVGELCTRGYSVMLGYWNQPEKTAEALDAERWMHTGDLATMDADGYVSITGRIKDLVIRGGENVYPREVEEFLYTHPDILDAQVIGVPDAKFGEELMAWVQLREGAVELTAQALREFCAGKLAHYKVPRYVHVVDEFPMTVTGKVRKVEMREVSTGLLGLG
- a CDS encoding isocitrate lyase/PEP mutase family protein, which gives rise to MADLLGTRPNPRARLRELLAGPGALRAPGAYDGLSARLVEQAGFDAVYMTGFGTSATLLGRPDVGLLTQTEMVDNARRMVQAVDVPLIADADTGYGNPVNVIRTVREYEQAGVAAIQLEDQVAPKRCGHMSGKEVVPTADMVAKISAAVAARQDPDLVVIARTDVAETQGTAAAVERAKAFRDAGADVLFVEAPRTAADVELVAAELDGTPLLFNWVEGGRTAPVPLERVEELGYRLVIFPVSTLMAATAAMRGVLERLRTTGSTDGPGLEPFDGFLDAIGLPEIRAAEARFRS
- a CDS encoding hydantoinase/oxoprolinase family protein, whose product is MTYRLGVDVGGTFTDVLLVDSDSGDTWRAKTASTPEDQSTGVLHGIDLVCAKAGVDRADIGSVLHGTTVATNAILEGKGAVVGLVTTQGFRQVLQIARSFVPGGLAGWIIWPKPEPLAALENTVEVPGRMASDGTEVHPLDEEAVRAALRTLRDRGVEALAVSLINSFADDTHERRVAALAAEELPGVPVSLSSQVLPEMREYERTVTTVANGYVQPQVARYVRTLSEQLKASGVAGELAVLRSDGGLSAAEVAVADPVTLLLSGPAGGVTGAVWVAQQCGVRDLLTFDMGGTSTDVALVQDLVPRIGRETKVGDLTVRASSVDVRTVGAGGGSIAHVPELTKALRVGPQSAGAVPGPAAYGKGGTEATVTDANIVLGYLPATLAGGEITLDVEASRRAVQAVADAVGLPSAEAAAAGIIDIVNENMLGGLRLVSVQQGFDPRDFALTAFGGAGPLHANALGRLTGAWPVVVPPSPGVLCALGDATTSVRDESARTCLRRFADLDGAELVRILGELRAATAARIADQGIGEAEQEVRLEVDVRFFGQGFDIPVTVDPAWLEHPDTALERVAAAFDDAHQRLFSFLVPADHELVNARATVSGPRPHVQPTVLPDGDGDPSAARTTTSPVYVDGAFADAGIYDRALLRAGDVVTGPAVITEMDSTTLVLPGHQALTHASGSLLITPTDATAQEG
- a CDS encoding hydantoinase B/oxoprolinase family protein, yielding MATIAQTATTTLGTVPVDPVTLDLIENGLRNARQEMDEVLFRTALSPGIREQHDEFPLIADPAGKMVVGQFGLSIPDFLAGFAGEIGEGDVLLTSDPYACGAAISHANDWLVVVPIFHEGHLVGWSSMFGHMSDVGGKTPSSMPTDATTIYEEGVVIPPFKLYRAGQLNDDALRIILNQVRVPDWNRADLNGLVAACRTAGRRVQEMCTRFGTETYLSALDNLLDRNYHAMKALLHMVFEEGRTLSFTDYICDDGVGFGPYELVLSLTRTGDVVHLDFTGSSPQAVGPINYYINENLIRMFFGIYMITVADPQILWNDGFYPLVEVTIPERSFWKPEHPAALNARNHGIGRVFDLFGGLLGQTNPALLNAAGFSSSPHFMYSGRYSGGDRAGEWFQLYSIGFGGIPGRPLGDGPDGHSLWPSFTNIPCEFLESYYPLRIEAWETIPDTGGAGLHRGGNGVDVAYRFLEAGTITIHDDRWLTYPWGVNGGTPGARGRKVLERADGATVVLPSKCDGVAVAAGDLLHFITWGGGGWGDPLEREPELVALEVRRGLVSAAGAQRFGVVLADDGAVDDAATASLRDRLRDGRGELPVFDRGPELEEILARCEEETGLPAPKRPVWT
- a CDS encoding cold-shock protein; this translates as MPTGKVKWYDVEKGFGFLSQEQGEDVYVRSSALPAGVEGLKAGQKVEFGMAAGKRGPQALSLTVLESPPSIAASAPRGRTGQGGHHKHTPDELHGMVEDMITLLEATVQKDLRLGKYPDRKVSQRISEVVRAVARELDS